Proteins co-encoded in one Anolis carolinensis isolate JA03-04 unplaced genomic scaffold, rAnoCar3.1.pri scaffold_9, whole genome shotgun sequence genomic window:
- the dnaja2 gene encoding dnaJ homolog subfamily A member 2 — protein MANVADTKLYDILGVPPGASDNELKKAYRKLAKEYHPDKNPNAGDKFKEISFAYEVLSNPEKRELYDRYGEQGLREGSGGSGGMDDIFSHIFGGGLFSFMGNQSRSRNGRRRGEDMMHPLKVSLEDLYNGKTTKLQLSKNVLCSACNGQGGKSGAVQKCAACRGRGVRIMIRQLAPGMVQQMQSVCSDCNGEGEVINEKDRCKKCEGKKVIKEVKILEVHVDKGMKHGQRITFTGEADQAPGVEPGDIVLLLQEKENEVFQRDGNDLHMTHKIGLVEALCGFQFTFKHLDGRQIVVKYPPGKVIEPGSVRVVRAEGMPQYRNPFEKGDLYIKFDVQFPENNWISPEKLTELEDLLPARPDVPNIISEAEEVDLQEFDSTRGSTGGQRREAYNDSSDEESGHHGPGVQCAHQ, from the exons ATGGCGAACGTGGCCGACACCAAGCTCTACGACATCCTCGGGGTGCCGCCGGGGGCCTCCGACAACGAGCTCAAGAAG GCATACCGAAAGCTTGCCAAGGAATACCACCCGGATAAGAACCCAAATGCAGGTGACAAG TTCAAAGAAATAAGCTTTGCCTATGAAGTTCTCTCAAACCCTGAGAAACGTGAATTGTATGACCGATATGGAGAGCAAGGCCTCCGAGAAGGCAGTGGTGGAAGCGGAGGAATGGACGATATTTTCTCCCACATATTTGGTGGAGGGCTGTTCAGTTTCATGGGTAATCAGAGTAGAAGTCGGAATGGAAGGAGACGAGGAGAAGATATGATGCATCCACTTAA AGTTTCTTTAGAAGATCTATACAATGGAAAGACAACCAAACTACAACTTAGCAAGAATGTCCTTTGTAGCGCGTGTAATGG CCAAGGGGGTAAATCTGGAGCAGTTCAGAAGTGTGCCGCTTGCCGGGGGAGAGGTGTGCGCATTATGATCAGACAGCTGGCTCCTGGGATGGTGCAGCAGATGCAGTCTGTCTGTTCTGACTGCAATGGAGAAG GGGAAGTAATTAATGAAAAAGATCGCTGTAAAAAATGTGAAGGGAAGAAGGTTATAAAAGAAGTAAAAATCCTTGAAGTTCATGTAGACAAAGGCATGAAGCATGGGCAGAGAATCACCTTCACCGGAGAAGCCGATCAAGCCCCAGGTGTGGAGCCAGGGGACATTGTTCTCCTGCTTCAAGAAAAGGAGAATGAG gtgttccagagagatggaaaTGACTTGCACATGACACACaagattggacttgttgaagccCTGTGTGGCTTTCAGTTCACATTTAAGCACCTTGATGGACGTCAGATTGTGGTGAAATATCCCCCAGGAAAAGTCATTGAACCAG GCAGTGTCCGTGTTGTACGAGCCGAAGGAATGCCTCAATACCGCAATCCCTTTGAAAAGGGAGACCTTTATATAAAGTTTGATGTGCAATTTCCTGAAAATAACTGGATTAGCCCAGAAAAGCTTACA GAACTTGAAGACCTGCTTCCCGCCAGACCAGACGTCCCCAACATCATCAGCGAAGCGGAGGAGGTGGACCTGCAGGAGTTTGACTCCACACGCGGCTCGACCGGCGGCCAGCGGCGTGAGGCCTACAACGACAGCTCCGACGAGGAGAGCGGCCACCATGGACCTGGGGTGCAATGCGCCCATCAGTAA